The following are from one region of the Flavobacteriaceae bacterium UJ101 genome:
- a CDS encoding pediocin PA-1 transport/processing ATP-binding protein PedD (Involved in the export process of the bacteriocin pediocin PA-1/AcH. Is also essential for pediocin production. Belongs to the ABC transporter superfamily. Pediocin PA-1 exporter (TC 3.A.1.112.2) family; Contains 1 ABC transmembrane type-1 domain; Contains 1 ABC transporter domain; Contains 1 peptidase C39 domain.): MKSFPNYKQPGQKDCGPTCLRIISKYYGKSINLEQIRHLSETTREGSSLLGLSEAAENIGFKTIGAKLDYETLEEEAPLPCILHWNKYHFVVIYKITKNTVYISDPAYGLITYEEDEFIENWIGKNANETTEEGIALFLEPTHRFYDNKWETKSNAGFKFIYTYLFKYKLLVFQLIIGLVAGSLLQLLFPFLTQSIVDIGIQNQDLDFIYLILIAQIMLFVGQISIQAIRSWILLHLSTRINISLVSDFFIKLMNLPIAYFDTRMTGDIMQRIEDHKRIETFLTGSSLNTLFSFFNIIVFSFILIYYNLTIFLIFIIGSILFIGWIFFFLKRRKELDYKRFTQMSEEQSKTIELISGMQEIKLHNAERQKRWGWEFIQVRLFKVSMEGLTLEQLQSIGSQFINELKNILITFTSASLVLKGEISLGMMLSIQYIIGQLNNPISQLVDFIQDMQDAKISLERLNEIHDKEDEEDLEQPKLYEIEPNKDIQIDNLSFRYIGVKEYVLNQIDLIIPHKKTTAIVGASGSGKTTLMKLLMRFYEPNEGFIKLGSQNFNTISQRTWRSHCGAVMQEGYIFNDTIAHNIVVGENYIDKEKLLRAVTVANIKDFIESLPLSYNSKIGSEGIGISGGQKQRLLIARAVYKNPDFIFFDEATSALDAHNERIIMENLNQFFKGKTAVIIAHRLSTVKNADQIIVMNSGKIVEQGTHSSLIAKKGDYYHLVKNQLELEKLNES, encoded by the coding sequence TTGAAATCATTCCCAAATTATAAGCAGCCAGGGCAAAAAGATTGTGGACCTACTTGTTTACGAATTATAAGTAAATATTATGGTAAATCTATTAATTTGGAACAAATACGTCATTTGAGTGAAACTACAAGAGAGGGAAGTTCTTTATTAGGTTTATCAGAAGCTGCTGAAAATATTGGATTCAAAACTATAGGTGCTAAATTAGATTATGAAACGTTAGAAGAAGAGGCTCCTTTACCTTGTATTTTACATTGGAATAAATACCATTTTGTAGTAATTTATAAGATCACAAAAAATACAGTTTATATTTCAGATCCTGCTTATGGTTTAATAACGTATGAAGAAGATGAATTTATAGAAAATTGGATTGGTAAAAATGCAAACGAAACAACCGAAGAAGGAATTGCTTTATTTTTAGAACCAACTCATAGATTCTACGATAATAAATGGGAGACAAAATCCAATGCTGGATTTAAATTCATTTACACTTATCTATTCAAATACAAATTACTTGTTTTTCAGTTAATTATAGGGTTAGTAGCAGGAAGTCTTTTACAATTACTATTTCCTTTTCTTACTCAAAGTATTGTAGATATTGGGATTCAAAATCAAGATTTAGATTTTATCTATTTAATATTAATTGCTCAAATTATGTTGTTTGTAGGGCAAATCAGTATTCAAGCTATTCGAAGTTGGATTTTATTACATTTAAGCACACGAATCAATATTTCATTAGTTTCAGATTTTTTTATAAAACTCATGAATCTTCCCATAGCCTATTTTGATACTCGAATGACAGGCGATATTATGCAACGTATTGAAGATCACAAAAGAATAGAAACTTTTTTAACTGGATCGTCTCTTAATACTCTTTTTTCATTTTTTAATATTATTGTTTTTAGTTTTATTCTTATTTATTATAATCTTACTATTTTTTTAATTTTTATTATAGGAAGTATTTTATTTATTGGTTGGATTTTTTTCTTTTTAAAACGCAGAAAAGAATTGGATTACAAACGTTTCACCCAAATGAGTGAAGAACAAAGTAAAACCATTGAACTCATTAGTGGAATGCAAGAAATAAAACTACATAATGCTGAAAGACAAAAACGATGGGGATGGGAGTTTATACAAGTTCGTTTATTTAAGGTGTCTATGGAAGGTTTAACCTTAGAGCAATTGCAATCTATTGGCTCTCAGTTTATTAATGAATTAAAAAATATTCTCATTACATTTACTTCTGCTTCTTTGGTTTTAAAAGGAGAAATTTCATTAGGTATGATGTTATCAATACAATACATTATAGGACAGTTAAATAATCCAATTTCTCAATTGGTTGATTTTATACAGGATATGCAAGATGCTAAGATTAGCTTAGAACGATTAAATGAAATTCATGATAAAGAAGATGAGGAAGATTTAGAACAACCTAAATTATATGAAATAGAACCTAACAAAGATATTCAAATTGATAATTTGAGTTTTCGTTATATAGGAGTAAAAGAATATGTACTTAATCAGATTGATCTAATTATTCCTCATAAAAAAACAACAGCTATAGTAGGAGCTTCAGGAAGTGGAAAAACAACCCTTATGAAACTTTTAATGCGTTTTTATGAACCTAATGAAGGTTTTATTAAGCTAGGGAGTCAAAACTTTAATACCATTTCACAAAGAACATGGCGTTCACACTGTGGAGCTGTTATGCAGGAAGGTTATATTTTTAATGATACCATTGCCCATAATATTGTAGTAGGAGAAAATTATATTGATAAAGAAAAGTTGTTGCGAGCTGTAACTGTAGCTAATATCAAAGATTTTATAGAAAGTTTACCTTTAAGTTACAATTCAAAAATTGGGAGTGAAGGAATTGGGATAAGTGGTGGCCAAAAACAACGTTTATTAATTGCACGAGCTGTATATAAAAATCCAGATTTCATTTTTTTTGATGAAGCAACAAGTGCTTTAGATGCTCACAATGAAAGAATTATAATGGAAAATCTCAATCAGTTTTTTAAAGGTAAAACAGCTGTTATAATAGCTCATCGCCTTAGTACCGTAAAAAATGCAGATCAGATCATTGTAATGAATAGTGGAAAAATTGTAGAACAAGGAACGCATAGTAGTCTTATTGCAAAGAAAGGAGATTATTACCATTTAGTTAAAAATCAATTAGAACTAGAGAAGTTAAATGAATCCTAA